GTCGAATATGCAGAGGAGCTCGTCAGCCTCGTTCGAGAGCTCGGAGACTTTCACGTCGGCGTCGCATCGTTCCCCGAGGGGCACTACCGGGCAGTCGATCTCGAACAGGACACCCGTGTTCTGGTGAACAAACTCCGTGCGGGAGCCGAATACTCGATAACGCAGATGTTCTTCGACGTCGAAGACTATTTGCGGTTGCGCGATCGTGTTGCGGCGTTCGATCCCGAGCAGGCGTGCAAGCCCATCATTCCCGAGATCATGCCGATCACCTCGCTCCGTACGGTCCGTAGGGCTCTGTCGCTGTCGGGCTCGGCTCTCCCCAGCGAGATCGACGAGCGCTTCACCAGAGCGGCCGGGACCGGTGCCGAAGAAGACCGCGCTGCGGTTCGCGAAGTCGGAATCGAATTGGCGACGTCGACATGCGAGCGTCTCATCGCCGAGGGCGCGCCGGCACTGCACTTCATCACGCTGAACTTCGCGCGTGCGACGCGGGAAGTGCTGACCAATCTGGGAATGTGCGCAGCACGCGTGTGATCTGAACCTGAAACCGGTGAGCGTCTAGGAACGTCCTTCGACCGCGGGGGATTGGTCCTCGGCAATCAGTGGGCGCTGCTTCCACACCAGGTTTCCGCGCCTGTGCGACCGATGCGAATCGATCGTGAGCCAGATGTAGGTAGCCACGGACAGCGGATGGGCGCTCGACTCGACAGCACAGCGAAGAACGTTGGTCGACCGACCTGGCATGTCTGCATATTCGGCTTGCGCGGCAGCGAGTCTCGACACCACGGCTGCGCCATAGCCGATCCGGCCCCATCGTCGAACCTCACCCGATCCCGCAA
This region of Rhodococcus sp. PAMC28707 genomic DNA includes:
- the metF gene encoding methylenetetrahydrofolate reductase [NAD(P)H]; this encodes MTSDAVRGRSSEGWVTRTPSIVDRLRTSTESKIPFSVEFSPPRDEAAEARLWRAVREFEQMQPAFVSMTYGAGGSTRDRTVRVTGDISENTTLLPVAHLTAVSHSIDELRSMVGAYADRGISNILVLRGDPPGDPLGDWTKHPEGVEYAEELVSLVRELGDFHVGVASFPEGHYRAVDLEQDTRVLVNKLRAGAEYSITQMFFDVEDYLRLRDRVAAFDPEQACKPIIPEIMPITSLRTVRRALSLSGSALPSEIDERFTRAAGTGAEEDRAAVREVGIELATSTCERLIAEGAPALHFITLNFARATREVLTNLGMCAARV